The following are encoded together in the Mycolicibacterium arabiense genome:
- a CDS encoding FtsW/RodA/SpoVE family cell cycle protein produces MSTQPQAPVTVVPPMPTRRNAELLLLGFAAVITMVALLIVEANQEQGVGLDLLQYLIGYLALFAGAHIAVRRFAPYADPLLLPVVALLNGLGLVMIHRLDLAAQEISGGTDSSPTANQQMLWTLVGVIAFSLVIVFLTDHRMLARYGYVCGLTGLVLLVIPAILPSSMSEQNGAKIWIRLPGFSIQPAEFSKILLLIFFAAVLVSKRNVFTSAGKHVLGMNLPRPRDLAPLLAAWIASIGVMVFEKDLGTSLLLYASFLVLVYVATERISWVLLGLTLFAVGSVVAYFAFSHVQVRVQNWLDPFADPDGAGYQMVQSLFSFATGGIFGTGLGNGQPGTVPAASTDFIIAAIGEELGLVGFAGVLMLYTIVVIRGLRTAIAVRDSFGKLLAAGLASTLGIQLFIVVGGVTKLIPLTGLTTPWMSYGGSSLLANYVLLAILVRISHNARRPIDTKGPNPAPIASAGTEVISKV; encoded by the coding sequence ATGAGCACACAACCTCAGGCCCCCGTCACCGTCGTTCCGCCCATGCCCACTCGGCGCAACGCCGAGTTGCTGCTCCTCGGCTTCGCCGCCGTCATCACGATGGTGGCGCTGCTGATCGTCGAGGCGAACCAGGAACAGGGCGTCGGCCTGGACCTCCTGCAGTACCTGATCGGCTACCTGGCCCTGTTCGCGGGCGCACACATCGCGGTGCGCCGCTTCGCGCCGTACGCCGACCCGCTGCTGCTCCCCGTCGTCGCCCTGCTCAACGGCCTCGGGCTGGTGATGATCCACCGGCTCGACCTTGCGGCGCAAGAGATCTCGGGCGGGACCGACTCCAGCCCGACCGCCAACCAGCAGATGCTGTGGACGCTGGTCGGCGTCATCGCCTTCTCGCTCGTCATCGTGTTCCTGACCGACCACCGCATGCTCGCCCGCTACGGCTACGTCTGCGGGCTGACCGGCCTGGTGCTGCTCGTCATCCCCGCGATCCTGCCGTCCTCGATGTCCGAGCAGAACGGCGCGAAGATCTGGATTCGCCTGCCCGGCTTCTCGATTCAGCCCGCGGAGTTCTCCAAGATCCTGCTGCTGATCTTCTTCGCAGCGGTCCTGGTGTCCAAGCGCAACGTGTTCACCAGTGCGGGCAAGCACGTCCTGGGCATGAACCTCCCCCGGCCGCGCGACCTCGCCCCGCTGTTGGCGGCATGGATCGCGTCGATCGGCGTGATGGTGTTCGAGAAGGACCTCGGAACCTCGCTGCTGCTGTACGCATCGTTCCTGGTGCTGGTGTACGTCGCGACCGAGCGGATCAGCTGGGTCTTGTTGGGGCTCACGCTGTTCGCCGTCGGCAGCGTCGTCGCGTACTTCGCATTCTCACACGTACAGGTCCGCGTGCAGAACTGGCTCGACCCGTTCGCCGACCCCGACGGCGCCGGCTACCAGATGGTCCAGTCGCTGTTCAGTTTCGCCACCGGCGGCATCTTCGGCACCGGCCTGGGCAACGGTCAGCCCGGCACGGTGCCCGCCGCGTCCACCGACTTCATCATCGCCGCCATCGGTGAGGAGCTCGGTCTGGTCGGCTTCGCCGGCGTGCTGATGCTCTACACGATCGTCGTCATCCGCGGCCTGCGGACCGCGATCGCAGTGCGCGACAGCTTCGGCAAGCTGCTCGCCGCCGGGCTCGCCTCCACGCTCGGCATCCAGCTGTTCATCGTCGTCGGCGGCGTCACCAAGCTGATCCCGCTCACGGGCCTGACGACCCCGTGGATGTCGTACGGCGGGTCGTCACTACTCGCCAACTACGTGCTGCTCGCGATCCTGGTGCGCATCTCGCACAACGCGCGCCGTCCGATCGACACCAAGGGCCCCAACCCCGCGCCCATCGCCTCCGCAGGGACGGAGGTGATCTCGAAGGTATGA
- the pbpA gene encoding D,D-transpeptidase PbpA produces MNTSLRRVSLAIMALIVLLLGNATLTQVFTADGLRSDPRNQRVLLDEYARQRGQITAGGQLLAYSVATEGRLRYLRVYNNPLAYAPVTGFYSLRYSSTGLERAEGEILNGSDERLFGKRLADFFTGRDPRGGNVGTTLNPQVQEAAWDAMAQGCNGPCKGSVVALEPSTGKILAMVSAPSYDPNLLASHDVEEQSAAWERLRDDPNSPLVNRAISETYPPGSTFKVVTTAAALESGATPDTQLTSLARIKLPDSTATLENYGGSSCGSGPTASLREAFAKSCNTAFVELGGDVGADRLRDTAQGFGIDQPIPPIPLQVVQSTVGPINDAAALGMSSIGQKDVALTPLQNAIVAATVANGGVAMNPHLVADLKGPDLSNISTTAPSEARRAVSAQVATTLTDLMIDAEQVTQQKGAIPGVQIASKTGTAEHGTDPRNTPPHAWYIAFAPAKAPKVAIAVLVENGGDRLNATGGAVAAPIGRATIAAALREAS; encoded by the coding sequence ATGAACACCTCACTACGCCGCGTCTCGCTCGCGATCATGGCGCTGATCGTCCTGCTGCTGGGCAACGCGACCCTGACCCAGGTCTTCACCGCCGACGGGCTGCGCTCCGACCCGCGCAACCAGCGCGTGCTGCTCGACGAGTACGCCCGCCAGCGCGGCCAGATCACCGCAGGCGGCCAACTGCTCGCCTACTCGGTCGCAACCGAGGGCCGGCTCCGCTACCTCCGGGTCTACAACAACCCGCTGGCATACGCACCTGTCACCGGTTTCTACTCGCTGCGCTACTCCAGCACCGGCCTCGAACGCGCCGAGGGCGAGATCCTCAACGGCTCCGACGAACGCCTGTTCGGCAAGCGGTTGGCCGACTTCTTCACCGGCCGCGACCCGCGCGGTGGCAACGTCGGCACCACGCTGAACCCGCAGGTGCAGGAAGCGGCGTGGGATGCGATGGCCCAGGGCTGCAACGGCCCCTGCAAGGGCTCGGTCGTCGCGCTGGAACCGTCGACCGGAAAGATTCTCGCCATGGTGTCCGCACCGTCCTATGACCCGAATCTGCTGGCGTCTCACGACGTCGAGGAGCAGTCGGCGGCATGGGAGCGGCTGCGTGACGACCCCAACTCGCCGCTGGTGAACCGTGCGATCTCCGAGACCTATCCCCCGGGTTCGACGTTCAAGGTGGTCACCACCGCGGCAGCGCTGGAGTCCGGCGCCACACCCGACACCCAGCTGACGTCGCTGGCACGAATCAAGTTGCCGGACAGCACCGCAACGCTCGAGAACTACGGCGGATCGTCCTGCGGCAGTGGGCCGACGGCATCGCTGCGGGAGGCGTTCGCCAAGTCCTGCAACACGGCGTTCGTCGAACTCGGCGGCGACGTCGGGGCCGACAGGCTGCGTGACACCGCCCAGGGGTTCGGCATCGACCAGCCGATCCCCCCGATTCCCCTGCAGGTGGTGCAGTCCACCGTCGGCCCGATCAACGACGCCGCCGCGCTCGGCATGTCGAGCATCGGCCAGAAGGACGTGGCGCTCACCCCGCTGCAGAACGCGATCGTGGCCGCCACCGTCGCCAACGGCGGCGTCGCGATGAACCCCCACCTGGTCGCCGACCTCAAGGGCCCCGACTTGTCCAACATCAGCACGACGGCCCCCAGCGAAGCACGCCGAGCGGTATCGGCGCAGGTCGCTACTACACTTACGGACTTGATGATCGACGCCGAACAGGTCACCCAGCAGAAGGGAGCCATCCCCGGCGTGCAGATCGCCTCGAAGACCGGCACGGCGGAGCACGGGACCGACCCGCGCAACACGCCGCCTCATGCCTGGTACATCGCGTTTGCGCCCGCCAAGGCGCCGAAGGTCGCGATTGCGGTCCTCGTGGAGAATGGGGGCGACAGATTGAACGCCACCGGCGGTGCCGTCGCGGCACCCATCGGGCGCGCGACGATTGCGGCAGCGCTGCGGGAGGCATCATGA
- a CDS encoding neutral zinc metallopeptidase, with protein MIRRSAVLMAVAASCVVLLVAGCSSVTQGRAVSNLYDPFRAGGLLAEDGPSGVKDDSPDPTGEVQNGDGGDVDRLALLSVNDIVEFWQQNYAGALAGQFTPIENLLSYDSEDPSSPAVCGTGTYDEPNAFYCPGGDILAWDRGVMVPIGREFFGDVSIAALMAHEYGHAIQHMAGLVNDDTPVIVLEQQADCFAGTYIRWVAEGNSPRFDLSTGDGLNHVLAAAITLRDPILGPDDQDLLEDGHGTALDRVSAFQMGFMAGASECAAIDFDEIAQRRGDLPMELPLDDSGGVQTGEVPLDEGTLSLLMDVLGEVYRPAQPPTLTYEPAPCTDIPPSPPASYCPTTNSIWVDLGSMQQLGSPADESNYVLLQGDNTALSVLTSRYALAVQRENGDPLDTPVAALRTACLTGVAQAAMAGSIATPDGRTLSLTAGDLDEAVAGLLTNGIAASNVESQTVPAGFTRIVAYRSGLSGDRDLCYARFK; from the coding sequence ATGATTCGACGCAGCGCAGTGTTGATGGCGGTCGCCGCCTCGTGTGTGGTGCTCCTCGTCGCCGGCTGCTCGTCGGTCACGCAGGGCCGGGCGGTGTCGAATCTCTACGATCCCTTCCGCGCAGGTGGACTGCTCGCCGAGGACGGGCCCAGTGGCGTCAAGGACGACTCCCCCGACCCGACCGGCGAGGTGCAGAACGGTGACGGTGGCGACGTCGACCGGCTCGCCCTGCTGTCGGTCAACGACATCGTCGAGTTCTGGCAACAGAACTACGCCGGCGCGCTCGCCGGCCAGTTCACCCCCATCGAGAACCTGCTGTCCTACGACTCGGAGGATCCGTCGAGCCCGGCGGTGTGCGGCACCGGCACCTACGACGAACCCAACGCGTTCTACTGCCCCGGGGGCGACATCCTGGCGTGGGACCGCGGCGTCATGGTGCCCATCGGCCGCGAGTTCTTCGGCGACGTGTCGATCGCGGCGCTCATGGCGCACGAGTACGGGCACGCGATCCAGCACATGGCCGGTCTCGTCAACGATGACACCCCGGTGATCGTCCTGGAGCAGCAGGCCGACTGCTTTGCGGGCACCTACATCCGCTGGGTCGCGGAGGGCAACTCCCCCCGATTCGACCTGTCGACCGGCGATGGGCTGAATCACGTTCTCGCCGCGGCGATTACGTTGCGCGACCCGATTCTGGGCCCGGACGACCAGGATCTGCTCGAGGACGGCCACGGCACCGCGCTCGACCGCGTGAGCGCCTTCCAGATGGGCTTCATGGCCGGGGCGTCGGAGTGCGCCGCCATCGACTTCGACGAGATCGCGCAACGGCGCGGCGACCTGCCGATGGAGTTGCCGCTCGACGACTCCGGGGGCGTGCAGACCGGCGAGGTGCCACTCGACGAGGGCACCCTGTCCCTGCTGATGGACGTGCTCGGCGAGGTGTACCGGCCGGCACAGCCGCCGACGCTGACGTACGAACCCGCTCCGTGTACCGACATTCCGCCCAGCCCTCCCGCGTCGTATTGCCCGACGACGAACAGCATCTGGGTTGACCTCGGCTCGATGCAGCAGCTGGGTTCTCCCGCCGACGAGTCGAATTACGTTCTGCTGCAGGGTGACAACACGGCCCTGTCGGTGCTGACGTCGCGGTACGCACTCGCCGTCCAGCGCGAGAACGGCGACCCGCTGGACACCCCCGTCGCCGCACTGCGGACCGCCTGCCTCACCGGCGTCGCCCAGGCCGCGATGGCCGGCTCGATCGCCACCCCCGACGGCCGGACCCTGAGCCTGACCGCCGGCGACCTCGACGAAGCGGTCGCCGGGCTGCTCACCAACGGTATTGCGGCGAGCAACGTCGAAAGCCAAACCGTGCCCGCAGGCTTCACCCGCATCGTCGCCTACCGGTCGGGCCTGTCCGGCGACCGCGACCTCTGCTACGCGCGCTTCAAGTAG
- a CDS encoding protein kinase domain-containing protein gives MSPRVGVTLSDRYRLQRLIATGGMGQVWEGLDSRLGRQVAIKVLKAEYSEDAEFVERFRAEARTVAMLNHPGIASVYDYGETDMDGEGRTAYLVMELVNGEPLNAVIKRTGRLSLRHALDMLEQTGRALQVAHTAGLVHRDVKPGNILITPTGQVKLTDFGIAKAVDAAPVTQTGMVMGTAQYIAPEQALGRDATAASDVYSLGVVGYESVSGRRPFTGDGALTVAMKHIKEQPAPLPADLPPNVRELIEITLAKEPGLRYRTGGAFADAVAAVRAGRRPPRPNQAPAIGRATPAAIPSSVQMRSAADFASRPPTQARPRPAAGNHRPPVAPRRTFSSGQRALLWAAGVLGALAIVIAILIVLNAQDRKDTQLPPPTITNTTVVTPPPSPSAMPPMGGSGAAPQTPDWTLAGHVSEAWVHDVAAHSSVPPEQTYR, from the coding sequence GTGAGTCCCCGCGTCGGAGTGACGTTGTCCGACCGCTACCGGTTGCAGCGGCTCATCGCGACGGGCGGCATGGGCCAGGTCTGGGAAGGCCTCGACAGCCGCCTCGGTCGGCAGGTTGCGATCAAGGTCCTCAAGGCCGAGTACTCCGAGGACGCCGAATTCGTCGAACGGTTCCGCGCCGAGGCGCGCACCGTCGCCATGTTGAACCACCCGGGCATCGCCAGCGTCTACGACTACGGCGAGACGGACATGGACGGCGAGGGCCGCACCGCCTACCTGGTCATGGAACTCGTGAACGGCGAACCCCTCAACGCGGTGATCAAGCGGACCGGCCGGCTGTCCCTGCGGCACGCACTCGACATGCTCGAGCAGACCGGCCGCGCGCTGCAGGTCGCGCACACCGCGGGCCTGGTGCACCGCGACGTCAAGCCCGGCAACATCCTGATCACCCCCACGGGGCAGGTGAAGCTCACGGACTTCGGCATCGCCAAGGCCGTCGACGCCGCTCCCGTCACGCAGACCGGCATGGTCATGGGCACGGCGCAATACATCGCACCCGAGCAGGCCCTGGGTCGCGACGCGACGGCTGCCAGTGACGTGTACTCGCTGGGAGTCGTTGGCTACGAATCGGTTTCGGGTCGGCGACCATTCACCGGTGACGGTGCGCTGACCGTCGCGATGAAGCACATCAAGGAGCAGCCCGCCCCGCTGCCTGCCGATCTGCCGCCCAACGTGCGCGAACTCATCGAGATCACGCTCGCCAAGGAACCGGGACTGCGCTACCGCACCGGTGGCGCGTTCGCCGACGCCGTCGCAGCCGTGCGGGCCGGACGCCGGCCACCGCGGCCCAACCAGGCCCCCGCGATCGGGAGGGCCACGCCCGCCGCGATCCCGTCGAGTGTCCAGATGCGCTCGGCCGCCGACTTCGCGAGCCGCCCACCCACCCAGGCGCGGCCACGGCCTGCCGCGGGCAACCACCGTCCGCCGGTCGCACCACGTCGCACGTTCTCCTCGGGCCAACGCGCGCTGCTGTGGGCTGCCGGCGTGCTCGGGGCGCTGGCGATCGTCATCGCCATCCTCATCGTGCTCAATGCCCAGGACCGCAAGGACACCCAGCTCCCCCCGCCCACCATCACGAACACCACCGTGGTGACGCCGCCACCGTCGCCGTCGGCGATGCCTCCGATGGGCGGATCCGGGGCTGCGCCACAGACGCCTGATTGGACCTTGGCGGGGCACGTCAGCGAAGCTTGGGTGCACGACGTGGCGGCGCACTCGAGCGTTCCACCTGAGCAGACATACAGATGA
- the arr gene encoding NAD(+)--rifampin ADP-ribosyltransferase codes for MEVVVTKPFEVHESGAFLHGTKADLSIGDLLVPGRPSNYQPGRLMNNVYVTRTLDAAVWGAEFAVGDGPCRIYVVEPLGAIEDDPNVTDKKLPGNPTQSFRTREPVRIVGEITDWQGHSEEQLQAMRDGLADLRRRGLDVIYD; via the coding sequence ATGGAGGTCGTCGTGACCAAACCCTTCGAAGTGCACGAGTCGGGTGCCTTCCTGCACGGCACCAAGGCCGATCTGTCGATCGGCGATCTGCTCGTCCCCGGACGCCCGTCGAACTACCAGCCTGGCCGCCTCATGAACAACGTCTACGTGACCCGCACGCTCGACGCCGCTGTGTGGGGCGCGGAGTTCGCCGTAGGGGACGGCCCGTGCCGCATCTACGTCGTCGAACCGCTGGGCGCGATCGAGGACGACCCGAATGTCACCGACAAGAAGCTCCCCGGCAACCCGACGCAGTCCTTCCGCACCCGGGAGCCCGTGCGCATCGTCGGCGAGATCACGGACTGGCAGGGGCATTCGGAGGAACAGCTGCAGGCGATGCGGGACGGCCTGGCGGACCTCCGGCGCCGCGGGCTGGACGTCATCTACGACTGA
- a CDS encoding FhaA domain-containing protein, translating to MGLVDRFERKLESGLGDAFARVFGGSIVPQEVESMLQREADAKVRELQGGHILAPNDYVITLSVPDHQKVSADPDLTSTSFARHLEGYIHDQGWQTYGEVVVSFEPSPNLHTGQLRVRGAVNPDSRPAPSPTPMGASAPASSHRANTAEPGVPSMTDNPNYRGGQGQGQQPGDEYYDYGRQGDDQRRPYPPQDQGGYPPPAQGAPGYPPRQGGYPDQGGYPEQGGYQDQGGYPDQGYPPPSYDQRPPAGGGYGQPPAGGYGEGYPPAPAGGYGGPQGGQGGYGAPAGDYDYGRPPAAPPRHEDYGRPESRPGYPDQGGYPDQGGYPDQGGYPDQGGYGGGYGRQEYGGQPAGYDYGQQPQQGYGDQGYGAPAAYGEPGYGQQGYGGAGYGSGAAGATVTLQLDDGSGRTYQLREGANVIGRGQDAQFRLPDTGVSRRHLEIRWDGAVALLSDLNSTNGTTVNNAPVQEWQLADGDLIRLGHSEIIVRVH from the coding sequence ATGGGTCTGGTCGACCGCTTCGAGCGCAAACTCGAATCCGGCCTCGGCGACGCGTTCGCCCGGGTGTTCGGCGGATCGATCGTGCCGCAGGAAGTCGAGTCGATGCTGCAGCGCGAGGCCGACGCCAAGGTGCGTGAGCTGCAAGGCGGACACATTTTGGCACCAAACGACTACGTCATTACCCTCAGTGTGCCCGACCATCAGAAGGTGAGTGCCGACCCCGACCTCACGTCGACGAGTTTTGCCCGGCACCTGGAGGGATACATCCATGACCAAGGTTGGCAAACGTATGGTGAAGTGGTCGTCAGTTTCGAACCATCGCCGAACCTGCATACCGGCCAGCTTCGCGTCCGTGGAGCGGTCAATCCCGACAGCCGACCTGCCCCCTCACCCACACCCATGGGCGCAAGTGCCCCTGCTTCATCACACCGCGCGAACACCGCAGAACCAGGAGTTCCTTCGATGACTGACAACCCGAATTACCGCGGCGGCCAGGGACAAGGGCAGCAGCCCGGCGACGAATACTACGACTACGGCCGCCAGGGTGACGATCAGCGCCGCCCCTACCCGCCTCAGGATCAGGGCGGCTACCCGCCGCCCGCCCAAGGTGCACCCGGCTACCCGCCCCGCCAGGGGGGCTACCCGGACCAGGGCGGCTACCCCGAGCAAGGTGGATACCAGGACCAGGGCGGCTACCCCGACCAGGGCTACCCGCCCCCCTCATACGACCAGCGTCCCCCCGCGGGCGGCGGCTACGGCCAGCCCCCGGCCGGTGGCTACGGCGAGGGCTACCCACCTGCCCCCGCCGGCGGCTACGGCGGCCCGCAGGGCGGACAGGGCGGCTACGGCGCGCCCGCCGGTGACTACGACTACGGTCGCCCCCCGGCTGCCCCGCCGCGCCACGAGGACTACGGCCGCCCCGAATCGCGGCCCGGCTACCCGGATCAGGGTGGATACCCCGACCAGGGCGGCTACCCGGATCAAGGTGGATACCCCGACCAGGGCGGCTACGGCGGTGGCTACGGCCGCCAGGAGTACGGCGGCCAGCCCGCCGGCTACGACTACGGCCAGCAGCCCCAGCAGGGCTACGGCGACCAGGGCTACGGCGCGCCCGCGGCCTACGGCGAGCCTGGTTACGGCCAGCAGGGGTACGGCGGCGCCGGCTACGGCAGCGGCGCGGCCGGTGCGACGGTCACGCTGCAGCTCGACGACGGCAGCGGCCGCACCTACCAGCTGCGCGAAGGCGCCAACGTGATCGGTCGCGGCCAGGACGCCCAGTTCCGCCTCCCCGACACCGGTGTGTCCCGTCGCCACCTCGAGATCCGGTGGGACGGAGCGGTCGCGCTGCTGTCGGACCTGAACTCGACCAACGGCACCACGGTCAACAACGCCCCCGTCCAGGAATGGCAGCTGGCCGACGGCGACCTGATCCGACTGGGCCACTCCGAGATCATCGTTCGCGTTCACTGA
- a CDS encoding DinB family protein has protein sequence MTRRRRDVPPPGVQGGEREVLLGFLDYLRDSVATKVQGVPEPDVRNPGVPSGTNLLGLLNHLIHVERFTFLGEVVDDWPATFHAAPDSTVASLTETYADVTARANAAIRACADLGSPCARPTKTGAPPTMRWALTHMIEETGRHAGHMDILRELIDGVTGR, from the coding sequence ATGACTCGTCGACGACGCGATGTACCACCCCCGGGCGTACAGGGCGGCGAGCGCGAAGTGCTGCTCGGCTTTCTCGACTACCTGCGGGATTCCGTTGCGACCAAGGTCCAAGGTGTGCCCGAGCCCGACGTTCGTAATCCCGGTGTCCCGTCCGGCACCAATCTCCTTGGGCTGCTGAATCACTTGATCCATGTCGAGAGGTTCACGTTCCTCGGCGAAGTGGTCGACGATTGGCCGGCCACCTTCCATGCTGCACCCGACAGCACGGTGGCATCGCTGACCGAGACGTATGCGGATGTCACCGCGCGTGCGAACGCCGCCATCCGAGCATGCGCCGATCTCGGGTCACCCTGCGCCCGCCCGACCAAGACGGGTGCCCCACCGACGATGCGCTGGGCGCTGACACACATGATTGAAGAAACCGGTCGGCACGCCGGCCACATGGACATCCTGCGGGAACTGATCGACGGCGTGACCGGTCGCTGA
- a CDS encoding PP2C family protein-serine/threonine phosphatase, with translation MTLVLRYAARSDRGLVRANNEDSVYAGARLLALADGMGGHAAGEVASQLVIAALAHLDDDEPGGDLLSKLNQAVHEGNSAIAAHVDADPELEGMGTTLTAILFAGNRLGLCHIGDSRGYLLRDGELTQITKDDTFVQTLVDEGRITAEEAHSHPQRSLIMRALTGHEVEPTLTVREAKAGDRYLLCSDGLSDPVSHETIAEALALEDVAASADRLIELALRGGGPDNVTVVVADVVDYDYGQTQPILAGAVSGDDDQTAPPNTAAGRASAFNPKRAAPTKRPAVEPEPAKKPRSRRRMIITAVLLVLVVAAGLFIGRMMIRSNYYVAEHDGAVYIMRGVQGSILGIPLQETFRVGCLDGRSELRIMGVDDDRANCQLLEVADLRESERAQVTAGLPAGSVDDAIRQLRDLGTTSLLPVCAPPAPRTTTPPPPPPTTSSGTPTTTSPSRGPAPGPAPETPSTVTTPPPPPTPSVTALPPPPQEPGTTCRAAS, from the coding sequence GTGACACTCGTCCTCCGCTACGCCGCGCGCAGCGACCGCGGCCTCGTCCGCGCCAACAACGAGGACTCCGTCTACGCCGGTGCCCGACTGCTGGCGCTCGCCGACGGCATGGGCGGTCACGCCGCAGGCGAGGTCGCCTCCCAGCTCGTGATCGCCGCACTCGCCCACCTCGATGACGACGAGCCCGGCGGGGACCTGCTGAGCAAGCTCAACCAGGCCGTCCACGAGGGCAACTCGGCCATCGCCGCCCACGTCGACGCCGATCCCGAACTCGAGGGCATGGGCACCACGCTCACGGCGATCCTGTTCGCGGGCAACAGGCTTGGGCTCTGCCACATCGGCGACTCCAGGGGCTACCTGCTCCGCGACGGCGAGCTGACCCAGATCACAAAGGACGACACGTTCGTCCAGACGCTCGTCGACGAGGGCCGGATCACTGCCGAGGAGGCGCACAGCCACCCGCAGCGCTCGCTGATCATGCGCGCGCTCACCGGCCACGAGGTCGAGCCCACCCTGACCGTCCGCGAGGCCAAGGCCGGCGACCGCTACCTGCTGTGCTCCGACGGACTGTCCGACCCCGTCAGCCACGAGACCATCGCCGAAGCCTTGGCGCTCGAGGATGTCGCCGCGAGCGCTGACCGGCTCATCGAGTTGGCGCTGCGCGGCGGTGGCCCCGACAACGTGACCGTGGTCGTCGCGGACGTCGTCGACTACGACTACGGCCAGACCCAGCCAATCCTGGCCGGCGCGGTGTCCGGCGACGACGACCAGACGGCGCCGCCCAACACGGCGGCCGGACGCGCATCGGCGTTCAACCCGAAGCGCGCGGCACCGACCAAGCGCCCGGCCGTCGAACCCGAACCCGCCAAGAAGCCCCGTTCGCGCCGCAGGATGATCATCACCGCGGTCCTGCTGGTGCTCGTGGTCGCGGCCGGACTCTTCATCGGCCGCATGATGATTCGCAGCAATTACTACGTCGCCGAGCACGACGGCGCGGTGTACATCATGCGCGGGGTGCAGGGCTCGATCCTCGGCATACCGCTGCAGGAGACGTTCCGCGTCGGTTGCCTCGACGGGCGCAGCGAGCTGCGGATCATGGGCGTCGACGACGACCGCGCCAACTGCCAGCTGCTCGAGGTCGCCGATCTGCGTGAGTCCGAGCGCGCCCAGGTCACCGCTGGCCTGCCCGCGGGCAGCGTCGACGACGCGATCCGCCAGCTCCGCGATCTCGGCACCACGTCGCTGCTGCCGGTGTGTGCCCCCCCGGCGCCGAGGACCACGACGCCGCCACCGCCTCCGCCGACCACCTCGTCGGGCACGCCCACGACCACGTCGCCCTCCCGCGGGCCTGCTCCCGGCCCCGCGCCCGAGACGCCAAGCACCGTCACGACTCCCCCACCCCCGCCCACGCCGAGCGTCACGGCGCTGCCTCCCCCACCGCAGGAGCCGGGCACCACCTGCCGGGCTGCGTCATGA
- a CDS encoding FHA domain-containing protein FhaB/FipA: MQGLVLQLTRVGFLLLLWLFIWSVLRILRTDIYAPTGAVMVKRGLALRGTLLPSRQARNVARQLVVTEGALTGTRITLGTQPVLIGRADDSTLVLTDDYASTRHARLSQRGSEWYVEDLGSTNGTYLDRAKVTTAVRVPMGTPVRVGKTVIELRP; the protein is encoded by the coding sequence ATGCAGGGGCTAGTACTGCAGCTGACGCGTGTCGGTTTCCTCTTGCTGCTGTGGCTCTTCATCTGGTCGGTGCTGCGCATCCTGCGCACCGACATCTACGCCCCGACGGGCGCCGTCATGGTCAAGCGCGGTCTGGCCCTGCGCGGCACCCTGCTGCCCAGCCGGCAGGCACGCAACGTCGCCCGGCAGCTCGTCGTGACCGAGGGCGCACTCACGGGCACCCGGATCACGCTGGGCACCCAGCCGGTGCTGATCGGCCGTGCCGACGACTCGACGCTCGTCCTGACCGACGACTATGCGTCGACACGGCACGCCAGGCTCTCTCAGCGGGGGTCCGAGTGGTACGTCGAAGACCTAGGATCGACGAACGGTACATACCTCGACAGGGCGAAGGTGACGACGGCGGTAAGGGTTCCGATGGGCACGCCGGTGCGAGTCGGCAAGACGGTGATTGAGCTGCGCCCGTGA